The Miscanthus floridulus cultivar M001 chromosome 7, ASM1932011v1, whole genome shotgun sequence genome includes a region encoding these proteins:
- the LOC136468048 gene encoding pentatricopeptide repeat-containing protein At5g14770, mitochondrial-like, translated as MAASPPQALTPALQASFLCSLALAFLRAGRLSVASHVVSSLPASPPARLLRRLIPALASSGLAAAAVRFRPVPGDTLTLNSIILSYCSLPSLRPALSLLRSSSGPQAQVAADTVSYNIFLAGLSEQGHGRLAPAVLSEMCKRGVPWDAVTVSTALVGLCRTGLVSEAEALAEMLVRGRGIDGLDVVGWNALIDGYYKVQDMAAALAVVERMRTQGVTLDVVGYNTLVAGFCHSGDADAALEVVERMKADGVEPNVVTYTALIGEYCKRKGIEEAFSLYEGMVRSGVLPDVVTLSALVDGLCRDGRFSEAYALFREMDKIGVAPNHVTYCTLIDSLAKARRGNESLGLLGEMVSRGVVMDLVMYTALMDRLGKEGKIEEAKDVLWHAQSDNITPNCVTYTVLVDAHCRAGNIDGAEQVLLQMEEKSLRPNVVTFSSIINGLVKRGCLGKAADYMRKMKDSGIAPNVVTYGTLIDGFFKFQGQEAALDVYRDMLHEGVEANNFVIDSLVNGLRKNGNIEGAEALFKDMGERGLLLDHVNYTTLMDGLFKTGNMPAAFKVGQELMEKNLSPDAAVYNVFINCLCTLGKFSEAKSFLKEMRNTGLEPDQATYNTMIAARCREGKTSKALKLLKEMKWNSIKPNLITYTTLVVGLLEAGVVAKAKILLNEIASAGFTPTSLTHQRVLQACSGGRKPDVILEIHELMMSAGLHADITVYNTLVHVLCCHGMTMKATVVLDEMLGRGIAPDTITFNALILGHCKSSHLDNAFAMYAQMLHQSLSPNIATFNTLLGGLESAGRIGEADTVLSEMKKMGLEPNNLTYDILVTGYAKKSNKVEALRLYCEMVSKGFIPKASTYNSLMSDFAKAGMMNQSKELFSEMKRRGVLLTSSTYDILLNGWSKLRNGTEVRILLKDMKELGFKPSKGTISSMSRAFSRPGMTGEARRLLKTLFKV; from the coding sequence atggcggCCTCTCCGCCTCAGGCCTTAACCCCGGCCCTCCAGGCCTCCTTCCTCTGCTCCCTCGCGCTCGCCTTCCTCCGGGCCGGCCGCCTCTCCGTCGCCTCCCACGTCGTCTCCTCACTCCCCGCCTCGCCTCCCGCCCGCCTCCTCCGTCGCCTCATCCCCGCCCTCGCCTCCTcgggcctcgccgccgccgccgtccgcttCCGCCCCGTCCCAGGTGATACCCTCACCCTCAACTCCATCATCCTCTCCTACTGCAGCCTCCCCTCGCTCCGCCCCGCGCTGAGCCTGCTCCGTTCCTCCTCGGGGCCCCAGGCGCAGGTCGCGGCTGACACCGTCAGCTACAACATCTTCCTCGCTGGCCTCTCCGAGCAGGGCCACGGGAGGCTCGCGCCGGCCGTGCTCTCCGAGATGTGCAAGCGCGGCGTGCCCTGGGACGCGGTCACCGTGAGCACGGCGCTCGTGGGGCTCTGCAGGACCGGCCTGGTCAGCGAGGCGGAGGCATTGGCGGAGATGTTGGTCCGAGGCCGAGGAATTGATGGCTTGGATGTGGTGGGATGGAATGCTCTCATTGACGGGTACTATAAAGTCCAGGACATGGCCGCAGCattggcggtggtggagaggatgaGAACACAAGGGGTGACACTTGACGTGGTGGGGTATAATACCCTGGTTGCTGGGTTCTGCCACTCCGGCGATGCTGATGCTGCACTGGAGGTAGTGGAGAGGATGAAGGCCGATGGGGTGGAGCCGAATGTGGTGACGTACACGGCGCTCATTGGGGAGTATTGTAAGAGGAAGGGGATTGAGGAGGCGTTCAGTTTGTACGAGGGGATGGTCAGGTCGGGTGTGCTGCCTGATGTGGTCACGCTCAGTGCTCTTGTCGATGGCCTCTGCAGGGATGGCCGGTTCTCAGAGGCATATGCGCTTTTCAGGGAGATGGACAAGATCGGAGTTGCGCCGAACCATGTGACCTATTGTACGCTTATTGATTCATTAGCGAAAGCGCGGAGGGGCAATGAGTcacttggtctattgggagagatGGTTTCAAGGGGCGTGGTCATGGATCTGGTCATGTATACAGCTCTGATGGACCGTTTAGGTAAGGAAGGGAAGATTGAGGAAGCTAAGGATGTGCTTTGGCATGCTCAGTCGGATAATATTACTCCCAACTGTGTAACTTACACTGTACTGGTCGATGCACACTGCAGAGCTGGCAATATCGATGGCGCAGAGCAGGTGTTGTTGCAAATGGAGGAGAAATCTCTTCGCCCGAATGTTGTCACATTCTCATCGATCATCAATGGTCTTGTTAAAAGGGGATGTCTCGGCAAAGCAGCTGATTATATGAGGAAGATGAAGGACAGTGGCATTGCTCCTAATGTTGTGACGTATGGAACACTTATCGATGGCTTCTTCAAGTTCCAGGGGCAAGAAGCAGCTCTTGATGTGTACCGTGATATGTTGCATGAGGGTGTTGAGGCAAACAACTTTGTCATTGACTCACTGGTGAATGGTTTGAGAAAGAATGGGAATATAGAGGGAGCTGAAGCATTATTTAAAGATATGGGTGAACGTGGTCTGTTGCTAGACCATGTCAACTATACCACCTTAATGGATGGGCTTTTTAAAACAGGAAACATGCCAGCTGCTTTTAAGGTTGGTCAGGAGTTGATGGAGAAAAACCTGTCACCTGATGCTGCTGTCTATAATGTGTTTATCAATTGCCTTTGCACGCTAGGCAAGTTCAGTGAAGCAAAATCCTTTTTGAAAGAGATGAGAAATACAGGCTTAGAACCTGATCAAGCAACATATAACACTATGATTGCTGCACGGTGCAGGGAAGGGAAGACCTCCAAAGCTCTAAAGCTACTGAAGGAAATGAAGTGGAATTCAATAAAGCCTAATCTCATCACATATACTACACTTGTTGTGGGCCTTCTTGAGGCCGGGGTTGTGGCCAAGGCAAAAATTTTGCTAAATGAGATAGCTTCTGCTGGATTCACTCCAACCTCTCTGACTCATCAAAGGGTGCTGCAAGCATGTTCTGGAGGCAGGAAGCCGGATGTGATTTTGGAAATTCATGAATTGATGATGAGTGCTGGTCTTCATGCTGACATCACTGTCTACAATACACTCGTGCATGTTTTGTGTTGCCACGGAATGACAATGAAAGCTACAGTTGTTTTGGATGAAATGTTGGGGAGAGGAATTGCACCAGACACTATCACATTCAATGCTCTCATTCTTGGCCATTGTAAGAGCAGCCATCTAGATAATGCATTTGCAatgtatgctcagatgcttcATCAAAGCCTCTCTCCTAATATAGCTACATTCAACACACTTCTGGGTGGCCTTGAGTCCGCTGGAAGAATTGGAGAAGCGGATACTGTTCTCAGTGAGATGAAGAAGATGGGCCTTGAGCCCAATAATCTCACCTATGATATACTGGTGACAGGATATGCAAAGAAAAGCAACAAAGTTGAAGCACTGAGGCTGTATTGTGAGATGGTGAGTAAAGGCTTTATTCCCAAAGCAAGCACGTATAATTCACTCATGAGTGACTTTGCTAAAGCTGGAATGATGAATCAATCTAAAGAGTTGTTCAGTGAGATGAAAAGGAGAGGAGTTTTACTTACGTCATCAACTTATGATATCCTTTTGAATGGATGGTCAAAGCTTAGAAATGGAACTGAGGTAAGAATACTTCTCAAAGATATGAAAGAGCTAGGATTTAAACCATCTAAAGGCACTATCAGTTCTATGTCCAGAGCATTTTCAAGGCCGGGCATGACTGGGGAAGCTCGACGTTTACTTAAGACCCTTTTCAAGGTTTAG